The Thiorhodovibrio litoralis genome includes a window with the following:
- a CDS encoding PilZ domain-containing protein, whose amino-acid sequence MMQEDDRRGFMRLSTETSASVTHLGNQKTVDVKLVDLSAGGCSFYADMTLAAGDKLDFVVRGATESIEPLTRHGHVVRITDGEEGKLVAFEFEG is encoded by the coding sequence ATGATGCAAGAAGACGACCGTCGCGGCTTCATGCGCCTTTCAACGGAAACCAGTGCCAGCGTCACTCATCTCGGAAACCAAAAGACGGTGGATGTCAAATTGGTTGATCTCAGCGCTGGAGGCTGCAGCTTCTACGCCGACATGACGCTTGCCGCCGGCGACAAACTCGATTTCGTCGTGCGCGGCGCCACGGAGAGCATCGAGCCGCTGACCAGGCACGGTCATGTCGTGCGCATCACCGACGGCGAAGAAGGCAAACTGGTGGCCTTCGAGTTCGAAGGTTAG
- a CDS encoding AAA family ATPase: MSLTPECLEQLGLHTEPFGPVPEDSALYRDALLDGFSELALRALAEPSVMLVLAGAGGVGRSTQLQQILSLLADDVELIAFRARPNVGFEAVDATLRFHLSQLGSEDASASLLHLLGERLRAGRVLLLAIDDAHLLAASVLEHLLSLRRQLLERLGTTARFFLVGDPPFAANPLPGLDAEADAQVLRLHLRAFNREQTLAYMRHRLLTAGHPRPDALLKRELIDRLQRSSSGLPKYLNALAEDWLEESCDHNASFAETPSDPLPGEAQSARSVASQVASSAPPGDAMVSAMTALEALRNKSSQALEAAEQDAGRDDGSQSNSPAGKNGSTAGRGRSGKHGNKSKGRAKPQATAAGKAVPVWNRPWFVPGVAVFSLFAILLPLIWQLPSSDGASSPTRPRDVTNAQRPQRAPLAPGVPQVAPQVPAPESARLKRRELQVPAIVPGDSVAADSAPADATTTAAAAGSAPGAPSTGPGDGDGDGDGDGDGEGQSAAELAAVGAAPEDSPDASPNGSMESGTQETGAEQGTRETSAAGERDLDRDWILKQSGEHFTIQLTAARSLAAARQHVQGGGNLDVRFVPTRSKSQDFVVVLAGAYPTRADAERALEKLPAALREQGYWIRSVASVRQSLRQ, from the coding sequence ATGTCGCTGACACCTGAGTGCCTTGAGCAACTCGGTCTGCACACCGAGCCATTCGGCCCGGTGCCGGAGGATTCCGCGCTCTACCGCGACGCGCTGCTCGATGGCTTCAGTGAGCTGGCCTTGCGCGCCTTGGCTGAACCCAGTGTCATGCTGGTGCTGGCGGGCGCTGGCGGTGTGGGACGTAGCACGCAGCTACAGCAAATCCTGAGCTTGCTGGCCGACGACGTCGAGCTGATTGCTTTCCGTGCCCGACCCAATGTGGGTTTCGAGGCCGTCGATGCCACCTTGAGGTTTCATCTCAGTCAACTCGGCAGCGAGGATGCGAGTGCCTCGCTGCTGCATCTCCTCGGCGAGCGTCTGCGTGCCGGGCGGGTGCTGCTGCTGGCAATTGATGATGCGCATCTGCTTGCGGCGTCGGTCTTGGAGCATCTTTTGTCGTTGCGGCGGCAGTTGCTCGAACGCCTTGGCACGACCGCACGCTTCTTTCTGGTGGGTGACCCTCCGTTCGCCGCCAATCCGCTGCCGGGCCTGGATGCCGAGGCCGATGCCCAGGTGCTGAGACTGCATCTGCGGGCGTTCAACCGTGAGCAGACCCTCGCCTACATGCGCCATCGCCTGCTGACGGCCGGGCATCCGCGGCCTGACGCGCTGCTGAAGCGCGAGCTTATTGATCGCCTGCAAAGAAGCAGCAGCGGCTTGCCGAAATACTTGAACGCCCTGGCGGAGGACTGGCTGGAGGAGTCCTGCGATCACAACGCATCTTTCGCCGAGACGCCTTCTGACCCGCTGCCGGGTGAGGCCCAGTCCGCGCGCTCCGTGGCTTCCCAGGTGGCGTCGTCCGCGCCGCCCGGTGATGCAATGGTCTCGGCAATGACCGCGCTGGAAGCATTGCGCAATAAGTCGAGCCAGGCGCTGGAAGCAGCGGAACAGGATGCAGGACGCGATGATGGCAGCCAGTCCAACTCGCCCGCTGGCAAGAACGGGTCTACAGCCGGCCGCGGGCGCTCGGGCAAGCATGGCAATAAGTCCAAGGGGCGCGCAAAACCGCAAGCGACAGCTGCCGGCAAAGCAGTCCCAGTGTGGAACCGGCCTTGGTTTGTTCCCGGAGTCGCTGTTTTTAGTCTATTCGCGATTTTGCTGCCGCTGATCTGGCAGCTACCGAGCTCGGATGGAGCCAGTTCCCCGACGCGCCCGCGGGATGTGACGAATGCGCAGCGCCCGCAGCGAGCACCGCTCGCCCCCGGTGTGCCGCAGGTGGCACCCCAGGTCCCGGCACCCGAATCAGCGCGGCTGAAACGACGGGAATTGCAAGTTCCCGCGATTGTGCCTGGCGATTCAGTCGCGGCGGACTCGGCGCCAGCGGATGCGACAACGACCGCAGCCGCGGCGGGTTCAGCGCCTGGCGCCCCGTCCACGGGGCCCGGGGATGGAGATGGGGATGGGGATGGGGATGGGGATGGCGAAGGGCAGTCCGCGGCGGAATTGGCAGCGGTAGGTGCGGCGCCGGAAGATTCTCCAGATGCTTCGCCAAATGGCTCAATGGAGTCCGGAACGCAGGAGACGGGCGCAGAGCAGGGCACTCGAGAGACCTCAGCGGCTGGCGAGCGCGACCTCGATCGTGACTGGATTCTGAAGCAGTCAGGTGAGCATTTCACCATTCAACTGACGGCCGCGCGTTCGCTTGCTGCGGCGAGACAACATGTCCAGGGGGGCGGGAATTTGGATGTCCGCTTTGTGCCGACGCGAAGTAAATCGCAGGATTTTGTCGTTGTACTCGCGGGGGCTTATCCCACGCGCGCCGATGCCGAACGGGCGCTTGAAAAACTTCCAGCGGCGCTGCGCGAGCAGGGCTACTGGATTCGCTCTGTCGCCTCGGTGCGCCAGTCGTTGCGCCAATAG
- a CDS encoding putative metalloprotease CJM1_0395 family protein: MTALNQAAARLAPQGAPPEGGPGSQAEVQIGLNGAQNGAQAEESDDAGNAEAGEGESDGERMGEDEKKSAQDLTPDEQREVSDLRQRDMEVRAHEQAHVAAGGRYVTKAPSYDYESGPDGNRYAVGGEVSIDTSPVPGDPTATKEKAQVIRRAALAPAEPSTQDQRVASQARRMEAQARGEMLQENQGELSDALAKVGEPIEGDGSVGDAGSEAATAAPMDGGSRLQQRVSGFFAASPSLGLSQFA, from the coding sequence ATGACGGCGCTGAATCAAGCCGCCGCCCGTTTGGCGCCGCAGGGTGCCCCGCCTGAAGGTGGGCCAGGCAGCCAAGCTGAAGTCCAAATCGGCTTGAATGGGGCGCAGAATGGGGCGCAGGCAGAGGAGTCCGATGACGCCGGAAACGCGGAAGCAGGCGAGGGTGAGTCCGACGGCGAGCGCATGGGCGAGGATGAAAAGAAATCCGCGCAAGATCTCACCCCCGATGAGCAGCGCGAGGTGAGCGATTTGCGCCAGCGCGATATGGAAGTGCGCGCGCATGAGCAGGCGCATGTGGCCGCAGGCGGGCGCTATGTGACCAAGGCGCCGAGCTATGACTACGAATCAGGACCTGACGGCAATCGTTATGCCGTCGGCGGTGAGGTGTCCATCGATACCTCGCCGGTGCCTGGGGATCCTACCGCTACCAAGGAAAAAGCGCAGGTTATCCGCCGCGCTGCGCTGGCACCAGCAGAACCCTCGACGCAGGATCAGCGCGTTGCTTCTCAGGCGCGGAGGATGGAAGCGCAGGCGCGCGGAGAGATGCTGCAGGAAAATCAGGGCGAGCTGTCCGATGCGCTCGCGAAGGTTGGAGAGCCAATCGAGGGTGATGGCAGTGTCGGGGATGCAGGCAGCGAGGCCGCAACGGCTGCGCCGATGGATGGCGGTTCACGCCTGCAGCAGCGGGTTTCAGGCTTCTTTGCGGCGTCACCGAGCCTCGGTTTGAGCCAGTTCGCCTGA
- a CDS encoding YjfB family protein, whose protein sequence is MDVSSVAGIASLATNANNSQTNEAVDISVLNMALDAQVQGAAALIESIAESPQATALPDNIGGNINVTA, encoded by the coding sequence ATGGATGTTTCTTCAGTCGCAGGAATCGCAAGCCTGGCGACCAATGCCAACAATTCCCAGACCAACGAAGCTGTCGACATCAGCGTGTTGAACATGGCACTGGATGCACAGGTGCAGGGCGCGGCCGCCTTGATCGAGAGCATCGCCGAAAGCCCGCAAGCCACCGCATTGCCGGACAATATCGGCGGCAACATCAATGTGACGGCCTAA
- a CDS encoding HDOD domain-containing protein — MSEDLTPSTVLAGMDITKGLSEQARAELGSRGKLVRIDQGKRLARHQIGDQRLFLVDGNVMRSCNGLERELDSCLGLSDPVELFDDTGSDDDTIITQARCLLLGVPRELLPDGASDSAEVDELELDDAEGDFLAGLYEQINSNRLELPARPEVALRIQRLTEDPDTGIAELTELIQSDATLAGALIFATNSPRFRAAKEITSVRDAIVRIGFANTRMLATNLALRQVFKAKRQVSREVMAEVWAESVLRSAYCSLLSQKLKLLDPDRALLAGLLASVGAVPIVQFFDQLGESAGGRSELDELLEKLVSLTGVLVVNYWELGSDLVAVAEQAMSWDYNASEPDYASLSIVSRWAALAHHGQPRPPAAEVPAFATLNMQLPGEDGSVVELEGSEATLERLQGMFEV, encoded by the coding sequence ATGTCAGAGGACTTGACCCCTTCTACCGTGCTTGCGGGGATGGACATCACCAAAGGGTTGTCTGAGCAGGCGCGCGCCGAGCTTGGCTCGCGGGGGAAGCTTGTGCGCATCGATCAGGGCAAGCGTCTGGCGCGCCATCAAATTGGCGATCAACGATTGTTTCTGGTTGATGGGAATGTCATGCGCTCCTGCAACGGGCTTGAGCGCGAGCTCGACAGCTGCTTGGGGCTGAGCGATCCGGTTGAGCTTTTCGACGACACTGGCTCGGATGACGATACCATCATCACCCAGGCGCGTTGTCTGCTTCTTGGCGTGCCGCGGGAGCTATTACCAGATGGCGCGAGTGATAGCGCGGAGGTCGATGAGCTTGAGCTTGACGATGCCGAGGGGGATTTTCTCGCCGGGCTCTATGAGCAGATCAATTCCAACCGCCTGGAGCTGCCCGCGCGCCCCGAGGTTGCGTTGCGCATTCAGCGCCTGACTGAAGACCCGGACACCGGTATCGCGGAATTGACCGAGCTGATTCAGAGCGATGCGACCCTTGCCGGCGCTTTGATTTTTGCGACCAACAGTCCCCGTTTCCGCGCGGCGAAGGAAATTACCTCCGTCCGCGACGCGATTGTCCGAATTGGTTTTGCTAACACCCGCATGCTCGCGACCAATCTTGCCTTGCGTCAGGTCTTCAAGGCGAAGCGGCAGGTTTCCCGGGAAGTAATGGCCGAGGTTTGGGCAGAAAGTGTGCTGCGCTCGGCCTACTGTTCGCTATTATCCCAAAAACTGAAGCTGCTCGATCCGGACCGCGCCTTGTTGGCTGGTCTGCTGGCGAGCGTTGGCGCCGTGCCCATTGTTCAGTTTTTTGATCAACTCGGCGAAAGCGCCGGCGGGCGCTCGGAACTCGACGAGTTGCTTGAGAAGCTGGTGAGCTTGACCGGCGTTCTGGTGGTCAACTACTGGGAGCTGGGTTCAGACCTGGTGGCGGTGGCCGAGCAGGCAATGAGTTGGGACTACAATGCGTCCGAGCCCGATTATGCCAGCCTCAGTATTGTTTCGCGTTGGGCAGCACTGGCTCACCATGGCCAGCCTCGTCCGCCAGCGGCTGAAGTGCCGGCTTTCGCTACCTTGAACATGCAGCTACCCGGCGAGGACGGATCTGTTGTGGAGCTTGAGGGGAGCGAGGCGACGCTTGAGCGCTTGCAGGGCATGTTTGAGGTTTGA
- a CDS encoding HDOD domain-containing protein produces MTIQSIVKSTGKLLAIPRVVGEVMRLLDDPDSGQPQIAKTLAQDPALVAMLLRLANSAAFSPSRTVDSVDRALALLGREQVRRLVITGAVTGATDRLPPQQLLPLEFFWRHSAYCAVIGRLLAEETHRSLEGVVFLGGLLHDLGQLVLFSQAPEETQRAFLNSLSAPQALSPQTAEHEQLGFDHAELGGALAEHWGLPQALCDILRFHHDPCAAPESSANAVALVHVANTGAHLAELDSRDWGDAPPIDSCVWSRLGITSDVLLPVIEQAQYQVLSVEALHDPELAG; encoded by the coding sequence ATGACGATTCAGTCAATCGTTAAATCGACCGGAAAGCTGCTGGCCATTCCGCGGGTTGTGGGCGAGGTCATGCGTCTGCTCGATGATCCGGACAGCGGACAGCCGCAGATTGCCAAGACGCTGGCGCAGGACCCGGCTCTGGTGGCCATGTTGCTCCGGCTGGCCAACAGTGCGGCCTTCTCGCCAAGTCGCACGGTCGATTCCGTCGATCGTGCGCTGGCGCTGCTCGGACGCGAGCAGGTGCGGCGTCTGGTCATTACCGGCGCGGTCACCGGGGCAACCGATCGCCTGCCGCCGCAGCAGCTGCTGCCGTTGGAATTCTTCTGGCGTCATTCCGCCTACTGTGCGGTGATCGGGCGTTTGCTTGCTGAGGAAACCCACCGCTCGCTTGAGGGTGTTGTGTTTCTCGGTGGCCTATTGCATGACCTTGGGCAGTTAGTGCTTTTCTCGCAGGCACCGGAGGAAACCCAGCGCGCTTTCTTGAACAGCCTGAGTGCCCCTCAGGCGCTCAGTCCGCAAACGGCGGAACATGAGCAGCTTGGGTTCGATCACGCCGAGCTTGGCGGCGCCTTAGCCGAGCATTGGGGGCTGCCACAGGCGCTGTGTGACATCTTGCGCTTCCATCATGACCCCTGCGCAGCGCCCGAGAGTTCCGCAAACGCTGTTGCATTGGTGCATGTCGCTAACACGGGCGCGCATCTCGCCGAACTTGATTCGCGTGACTGGGGCGATGCGCCGCCAATCGACTCGTGCGTCTGGTCGCGACTTGGCATCACCTCCGATGTCTTGTTGCCGGTCATCGAACAGGCCCAGTATCAGGTACTGTCGGTCGAGGCGCTGCATGATCCGGAGCTGGCTGGCTGA
- a CDS encoding OmpA/MotB family protein — translation MTADSDDGSHWLVVSDLMASLMMIFLFLALLHMVQLERSHQVETEVRVTAAELRQAIYQALEEEFRADLPRWNAELDRPTLTLRFREPEVLFDRNSATIKPEFEAILNDFFPRYVRQLEPFHQVIREIRIEGHTSSEWGPDSSPLEAYFSNMALSQQRTQEVLRYAYGLDAVQQASWFRERVAAVGLSSSRLVRDAQGAEDAEASRRVEFSVLTNFEASLLAGRPLEQNPEATPPPRVQ, via the coding sequence ATGACGGCGGACTCTGACGACGGTAGCCATTGGCTGGTGGTGTCCGACCTGATGGCCTCGCTGATGATGATCTTTCTGTTCCTTGCGCTCTTGCACATGGTTCAGCTCGAGCGCAGTCATCAGGTCGAGACCGAGGTCCGGGTCACAGCCGCAGAGCTGCGCCAGGCCATTTATCAGGCACTCGAAGAGGAATTCCGCGCCGACCTGCCGCGCTGGAACGCCGAACTGGACCGCCCCACCCTGACGCTGCGCTTTCGTGAGCCCGAGGTGTTGTTCGATCGCAACTCAGCAACCATCAAGCCAGAGTTCGAAGCCATCCTGAACGACTTCTTCCCGCGCTATGTGCGCCAGCTCGAGCCCTTCCATCAGGTGATTCGCGAGATTCGCATCGAGGGGCATACCTCCAGCGAGTGGGGTCCTGACAGCAGCCCGCTCGAGGCGTATTTCTCCAACATGGCGCTGAGTCAGCAACGCACGCAGGAGGTGCTGCGCTATGCCTACGGACTTGACGCCGTGCAACAGGCAAGCTGGTTTCGCGAGCGCGTGGCTGCCGTGGGTCTCTCATCCTCGCGGCTGGTGCGCGATGCCCAAGGCGCGGAAGATGCGGAAGCTTCCCGACGGGTGGAGTTCAGCGTGCTGACCAATTTCGAGGCCAGTCTGCTGGCCGGGCGCCCGCTTGAGCAGAACCCCGAAGCAACCCCGCCTCCAAGAGTGCAATGA
- a CDS encoding FHA domain-containing protein, which translates to MDQQTLELEFRTRRSAVGRVTLTPESDCLIGSGQDASLRLFDDSVVERHARLFWREQGLFVEPLDGALVRVNGDAVTRATPFRHGDWLMLGLISVQLACPQLGADSQSPALEPEAAEPVDEATEIIVGRSPDCGFAIDAPTISRRHARIAIRGGQVWVEDLKSTNGTSINGQRIKKRVALRQGDRVAFGSLLFQFTGEALDPCEEGNRIRVEVTGLTREVKDRKTGQPRRLLDEIDLCIEPGEFVVIFGTSGSGKSTLLDALNGRRPATSGSVAYNGIDLYSAFDLFRSGIGYVPQQDIVHRKIKVSSALGYTARLRLPLDTSRAEIDENIERVLDRVGLLEKADLAVDTPEPLSGGQLKRVSLAVELVANPNILFLDEVTSGLDAGTDKRMMRLFEGLAADGKTVVCVTHSLENIDTCHLVALLHRGCLVYYGPPDQAAAYFGVERLSDVYERLDQQDAKLWESRFRQSSQYRDYVANRKRPVAPGQGPGKPRKRPAPQGGGLYGWFGLRQAATLTRRYIDLLLSDRLNLAVLLLQAPLIALVVGGVFTTEGSLPERAAAESQIAFVLVLSAIWFGCINSAREIVKELPVYLRERSVTVRIPAYLLSKLLPLAVLCVIQCASFLAIVSLMIDFPGSFGERLAVLFLAGFGASAMGLAVSALVNTNDKAIATLPLLLIPQFILSNSVVDLSGFTETFAQVGVIAYWALDAMRATLSTELLDLLGPNGQPVIPVVADWASGLRALAAQAAGFLLVTVFALKLKDRKL; encoded by the coding sequence GTGGATCAGCAAACTCTCGAGCTGGAATTCCGAACCCGGCGCAGCGCTGTCGGGCGGGTGACTCTGACGCCTGAGAGCGATTGCCTGATTGGTTCGGGGCAAGACGCCAGTCTGCGGCTGTTCGACGATTCGGTCGTCGAGCGGCACGCGCGTTTGTTCTGGCGCGAGCAGGGTCTGTTTGTCGAGCCTCTCGACGGCGCCTTGGTGCGTGTCAACGGGGACGCTGTTACCAGGGCTACACCGTTCAGGCACGGCGATTGGCTGATGCTTGGTCTGATCTCCGTGCAATTGGCCTGTCCGCAGCTTGGCGCGGATTCACAATCCCCAGCACTAGAGCCCGAGGCGGCGGAGCCTGTTGATGAAGCGACGGAGATCATTGTCGGGCGTTCGCCCGATTGTGGTTTCGCGATCGATGCACCGACCATCTCGCGACGCCACGCCCGGATCGCCATTCGTGGTGGGCAGGTTTGGGTCGAGGATCTCAAGAGCACCAATGGGACCTCGATCAACGGTCAGCGGATCAAGAAACGGGTCGCCCTGCGTCAAGGGGATCGCGTCGCCTTTGGCAGCCTGTTGTTTCAGTTCACCGGCGAGGCACTTGACCCGTGTGAGGAAGGTAACCGCATCCGGGTTGAAGTCACCGGCTTGACCCGCGAGGTCAAGGATCGCAAAACCGGCCAGCCGCGTCGGCTGCTTGATGAGATCGATCTGTGCATCGAGCCCGGCGAGTTCGTCGTGATCTTCGGCACCAGTGGCTCGGGCAAGTCGACACTGCTCGATGCGCTCAATGGGCGTCGTCCGGCAACCTCGGGCTCTGTGGCCTATAACGGGATCGATCTTTATTCCGCCTTCGACCTCTTCCGCTCGGGCATCGGTTATGTGCCGCAGCAGGATATTGTCCACCGCAAGATCAAGGTCAGTTCCGCGCTGGGCTACACGGCAAGGCTGAGACTGCCCCTGGACACCAGTCGCGCGGAGATCGATGAGAATATCGAACGGGTGCTCGACCGCGTCGGCTTGCTGGAAAAGGCCGATTTGGCGGTGGATACGCCCGAGCCGCTGAGCGGTGGGCAGCTGAAACGCGTCAGCCTGGCTGTCGAACTGGTTGCCAATCCAAACATTTTGTTTCTTGATGAGGTCACCAGCGGGCTTGACGCTGGAACCGACAAGCGGATGATGCGGCTGTTCGAAGGGCTGGCCGCCGATGGCAAAACCGTTGTCTGCGTCACTCATTCCCTCGAGAACATCGACACCTGTCATCTGGTTGCGCTCCTGCATCGTGGTTGCCTGGTTTACTATGGCCCTCCCGATCAGGCGGCGGCCTACTTTGGTGTCGAACGCTTGTCCGATGTCTATGAGCGGCTCGATCAACAAGATGCCAAGCTGTGGGAGTCGCGTTTCCGCCAGTCATCGCAATACCGGGACTATGTCGCTAACCGAAAGCGTCCTGTTGCTCCAGGACAGGGGCCGGGTAAGCCAAGAAAACGGCCCGCGCCGCAGGGTGGTGGTTTGTATGGCTGGTTCGGCTTGCGTCAGGCCGCGACTCTGACGCGCCGCTATATCGACCTGTTATTGTCGGATCGGCTCAATCTGGCGGTGTTGCTGTTGCAGGCTCCACTGATTGCGCTGGTTGTTGGAGGCGTGTTCACGACCGAGGGCAGCCTGCCGGAGCGAGCCGCCGCCGAGAGTCAGATTGCTTTCGTGCTGGTGCTTTCGGCCATCTGGTTTGGCTGCATCAACTCGGCGCGCGAGATCGTCAAAGAGCTGCCCGTCTATTTGCGCGAGCGCTCGGTAACAGTGCGCATCCCCGCCTATCTGCTCAGCAAATTATTGCCGCTCGCGGTTTTGTGCGTGATTCAGTGCGCGAGCTTTCTGGCCATCGTCAGCCTGATGATCGATTTCCCCGGGTCATTTGGGGAGCGCCTTGCGGTGCTTTTTCTTGCCGGTTTCGGCGCCAGTGCCATGGGACTTGCCGTGAGTGCATTGGTCAACACCAATGACAAAGCAATTGCCACCTTGCCGCTGCTGCTGATTCCCCAGTTCATCCTGTCCAATTCAGTGGTCGATCTTTCCGGTTTCACTGAAACCTTTGCTCAGGTCGGTGTGATTGCATACTGGGCGCTGGATGCGATGCGCGCTACCCTAAGCACCGAGCTGCTTGATTTGCTTGGTCCGAATGGCCAACCTGTCATACCCGTGGTGGCCGACTGGGCCTCGGGCCTGCGGGCGCTAGCCGCCCAAGCGGCTGGGTTCCTCTTGGTAACCGTTTTCGCCCTTAAGCTGAAAGACCGGAAGCTCTAA
- a CDS encoding vWA domain-containing protein: MRKVTRVFAQPMSRLSLAALLFGFLLMSLQVVSAQGLGYGFAAPGSYGLKIYRADYALYPFVQVYFRTFDSNMQPLVNLNERNIGVMVKGRTYDPMKRQYGIQSIRQREEATRSVLIIDASKSMTGEPFEEMLRAAIRYIESKRPQDEVAVLAVRDTKEGYEVVSPFERDERALARRIADIQADGEKTRLYDAVGAALQMCGMASQGTVVGAGNYVVSCSLVVFSDGKDEGSSISRDELMTRISNLAIPVPIYSLAYSRIDPAYFKNLEALSKNSFGIYYLVDETTNRMQRVVEEIQNILQSDYVLTFRSYVPVDGEKHNLKLGVEYPSGSGKYVYDDTEFEAIQPPPIPEIDNAISQMSQKIPALPDGNPYWERPSVPVGAGE; encoded by the coding sequence ATGCGAAAAGTAACAAGAGTTTTTGCGCAGCCTATGTCGCGCCTTTCTTTGGCGGCTTTGCTGTTTGGTTTTTTGCTGATGAGTCTGCAGGTGGTCTCAGCCCAGGGGCTGGGCTATGGTTTTGCCGCTCCAGGGAGTTACGGCCTCAAAATTTATCGCGCCGATTATGCGCTCTACCCTTTCGTCCAAGTGTATTTTCGAACTTTCGACTCGAACATGCAGCCTCTGGTGAACCTCAATGAGCGCAATATTGGTGTCATGGTCAAGGGCCGCACCTATGACCCGATGAAAAGGCAATATGGCATTCAGTCTATCCGGCAACGCGAAGAGGCGACCCGCAGTGTTCTCATCATTGATGCCAGCAAATCCATGACTGGAGAGCCATTTGAAGAGATGCTGAGAGCCGCAATCCGCTACATTGAGAGTAAACGTCCTCAAGATGAAGTGGCGGTTTTGGCTGTCCGCGATACGAAAGAAGGCTACGAGGTCGTGTCGCCCTTTGAGCGTGATGAGAGGGCGCTCGCGCGGCGTATCGCTGATATCCAGGCCGACGGCGAGAAAACCCGGCTTTACGATGCGGTGGGTGCCGCTCTTCAAATGTGCGGTATGGCTTCGCAAGGCACTGTCGTGGGGGCTGGAAATTATGTTGTGTCCTGCTCCCTTGTGGTCTTCTCGGACGGCAAAGACGAGGGCAGTTCGATATCGCGTGACGAACTGATGACGCGGATCTCGAATCTGGCAATACCCGTGCCTATTTACTCCTTGGCGTATTCCCGCATCGACCCGGCTTATTTCAAAAACCTCGAGGCATTATCCAAGAATTCCTTCGGGATCTATTACCTTGTCGATGAAACCACCAATCGAATGCAGCGTGTTGTGGAGGAAATCCAGAACATTCTGCAGAGCGACTACGTCCTGACGTTCCGCTCCTATGTGCCAGTCGATGGCGAGAAACATAATTTGAAACTCGGCGTCGAGTATCCAAGTGGTAGCGGTAAATACGTCTATGACGATACCGAGTTCGAGGCCATTCAACCTCCGCCCATACCCGAGATCGATAACGCGATTTCACAGATGAGCCAGAAAATTCCCGCATTGCCGGATGGCAACCCATACTGGGAGCGCCCTTCGGTCCCGGTTGGAGCCGGCGAATAA